Proteins from a single region of Theobroma cacao cultivar B97-61/B2 chromosome 10, Criollo_cocoa_genome_V2, whole genome shotgun sequence:
- the LOC18586783 gene encoding 26S protease regulatory subunit 6B homolog: MAASAMVVEPKPSAEPPFPSTRSDLGQALVVDPTGTEEDDLYSRLKSLQRQLEFIDIQEEYVKDEQKNLKRELLRAQEEVKRIQSVPLVIGQFMEMVDQNNGIVGSTTGSNYYVRILSTINRELLKPSASVALHRHSNALVDVLPPEADSSISLLSQSEKPDVTYNDIGGCDIQKQEIREAVELPLTHHELYKQIGIDPPRGVLLYGPPGTGKTMLAKAVANHTTAAFIRVVGSEFVQKYLGEGPRMVRDVFRLAKENAPAIIFIDEVDAIATARFDAQTGADREVQRILMELLNQMDGFDQTVNVKVIMATNRADTLDPALLRPGRLDRKIEFPLPDRRQKRLVFQVCTAKMNLSDEVDLEDYVSRPDKISAAEIAAICQEAGMHAVRKNRYVILPKDFEKGYRTNVKKPDTDFEFYK, encoded by the exons ATGGCAGCCTCAGCGATGGTAGTGGAACCTAAACCCTCGGCGGAGCCGCCGTTCCCCAGCACAAGATCCGACCTTGGGCAGGCCCTGGTGGTGGATCCCACGGGTACCGAGGAGGACGATCTGTATAGCAGGCTGAAATCCCTCCAGAGGCAGCTGGAGTTCATAGACATCCAAGAAGAGTACGTGAAGGACGAGCAGAAGAATCTCAAGAGAGAGCTGTTGCGGGCCCAGGAGGAAGTCAAGCGGATTCAGTCGGTGCCGCTGGTCATAGGGCAGTTCATGGAAATGGTGGATCAAAACAACGGAATCGTGGGGTCCACCACGGGCTCCAATTATTATGTGAGGATATTGAGCACCATCAACAGAGAGCTGCTAAAGCCCTCGGCTTCGGTGGCTCTTCACCGTCACTCCAATGCTCTGGTCGACGTGTTGCCTCCCGAGGCCGATTCCAGCATTTCTTTGCTTAGCCAGTCCGAGAAGCCCGATGTTACTTACaat gATATTGGAGGATGTGACATTCAAAAGCAGGAAATTCGTGAGGCAGTGGAGTTACCATTGACTCATCATGAGCTCTACAAACAGATTGGGATAGACCCTCCTCGTGGTGTTTTACTCTATGGTCCCCCTGGCACTGGAAAAACCATGCTTGCAAAGGCTGTTGCTAACCATACAACCGCAGCCTTCATTAGAGTTGTTGGATCTGAATTTGTTCAAAAGTATTTGGGTGAG GGCCCACGGATGGTTCGTGATGTCTTTCGTCTTGCTAAAGAGAATGCTCCAGCTATTATCTTTATTGATGAGGTAGATGCCATTGCTACTGCTAGGTTTGATGCTCAAACTGGAGCTGATAGAGAAGTTCAGCGAATACTCATGGAACTTCTGAATCAG ATGGATGGATTCGATCAGACGGTGAATGTTAAGGTCATAATGGCAACCAATCGAGCAGACACTTTGGACCCTGCACTTCTTCGTCCAGGAAGGCTTGACCGAAAGATTGAATTTCCTTTGCCCGACAGAAGGCAGAAGAGGCTTGTTTTCCAG GTCTGCACTGCTAAAATGAATCTAAGTGATGAGGTGGACTTGGAGGATTATGTTTCTCGGCCTGATAAAATTAGTGCTGCGGAG ATTGCAGCAATCTGTCAAGAAGCTGGAATGCATGCAGTTCGGAAGAACCGATATGTCATACTTCCCAAGGACTTTGAGAAGGGTTACAGGACGAACGTGAAGAAGCCTGATACTGACTTTGAGTTTTACAAATGA
- the LOC18586784 gene encoding BTB/POZ domain-containing protein FBL11 — protein MTNNDLVFLTQNFANLVGLAFLGCKLLNSDARCIISSEWPGLISIHLKDCKEVTRSSVCSLFNCTALEDLLLRHNEKCVWPTNQDVLVRRIWDKICSNELRNMLLEEKNKATTNAKTGDIRDCEGIPRE, from the exons ATGACTAATAATGATTTGGTTTTTCTCACTCAGAACTTTGCAAACTTGGTTGGGCTTGCATTTTTAGGATGCAAACTTCTTAATTCAG aTGCTCGATGCATCATCTCTAGTGAATGGCCAGGCTTGATATCTATTCATCTTAAG GACTGTAAAGAAGTGACCAGAAGTAGTGTTTGTTCTCTTTTCAACTGCACTGCACTTGAAGATCTCTTGCTGCGGCATAAT GAAAAATGTGTTTGGCCTACAAATCAAGATGTTTTGGTTCGACGGATATGGGATAAAATTTGTTCCAATGAGTTAAGAAACATGCTTTTAGAAGAGAAGAACAAAGCAACAACGAATGCCAAAACAGGTGACATTAGGGACTGCGAAGGCATACCAAGGGAATGA